One part of the Thiothrix nivea DSM 5205 genome encodes these proteins:
- a CDS encoding EscU/YscU/HrcU family type III secretion system export apparatus switch protein, with translation MSGDSSQEKTEQPTSRKLEKAREKGQVAQSKDVPSALIMLFAVVYFFLAWEWILDQFKEMFYLVPRLFSLDFTQALGIGIKALIEKALLTIALPFAMMTAVAGVLAHIVQHGFLFSIDPVIPRPDKISLSSGFKRTFSAKQFVTTLLSLLKTIIVAAVLLVVLRTAISELVHAVEQCNVPCQQSVIQYLLRQLILYVLPLLLFMAVLDFLFQRQQFIKDQRMTKEEVKREMKDIYGDPHVRGARQGIRRELAEQDIQKRIRTARLIILDMSMAVALQYERGVTPLPIIVAIGKGNMARKMAEIGTAENVPLVSDPALAQELVDKGKIDQYIPDPTISRVAQLLRQTNANK, from the coding sequence ATGAGCGGCGACAGCTCCCAGGAAAAAACCGAACAGCCGACCTCGCGCAAACTTGAAAAAGCCCGCGAAAAAGGCCAAGTAGCGCAGAGCAAGGACGTGCCCTCCGCCCTGATCATGCTGTTTGCCGTGGTGTATTTCTTTCTGGCCTGGGAGTGGATACTGGATCAGTTCAAGGAAATGTTTTACCTCGTGCCGCGCCTGTTTTCCCTGGATTTCACGCAGGCGCTCGGCATCGGCATCAAGGCACTGATAGAAAAAGCCCTGCTCACCATCGCCCTACCCTTTGCCATGATGACCGCCGTGGCTGGCGTGCTTGCCCACATCGTCCAGCACGGATTCCTGTTTTCCATTGACCCGGTGATCCCACGCCCGGATAAAATCAGCCTGTCCAGCGGTTTTAAGCGGACTTTTTCAGCCAAACAGTTCGTCACCACCCTGCTTTCCCTGCTCAAGACCATCATCGTAGCGGCAGTCCTGCTAGTTGTGTTACGCACCGCTATCAGCGAACTGGTACATGCTGTCGAACAATGCAATGTGCCCTGCCAGCAAAGCGTTATCCAATACTTGCTGCGCCAGCTCATCCTCTACGTCCTGCCGCTGCTGCTGTTCATGGCAGTACTCGATTTCCTGTTCCAGCGCCAGCAATTCATCAAAGACCAGCGTATGACCAAGGAAGAGGTCAAACGCGAGATGAAAGACATTTACGGCGACCCTCATGTACGCGGCGCACGCCAAGGCATCCGCCGCGAACTGGCAGAGCAGGACATCCAGAAACGTATCCGCACCGCCCGGCTGATCATCCTCGACATGAGCATGGCGGTTGCATTGCAATACGAACGGGGCGTGACCCCGCTGCCGATTATTGTCGCCATCGGCAAAGGTAATATGGCACGGAAAATGGCTGAAATCGGCACCGCCGAAAACGTGCCATTGGTCAGCGACCCCGCCCTGGCACAGGAATTGGTAGACAAGGGCAAGATTGACCAGTACATACCCGACCCCACTATCAGTAGAGTGGCGCAATTACTACGGCAGACCAACGCAAACAAGTAG
- a CDS encoding NfeD family protein, with the protein MEPENHNKTFTQRVRNWWSGLRQTNLRAQTHYTVFRTTQNLKNRNGLLKQYQRRFMDGWEKWLGIGAGLAGVLMLLNPDSLWRWQLFLVVLGVLGAPLLADLWAELKKVFTEYPGKQFIGQVITLEQALVEGSGNIRLDNQEWQLSGTDCAAGTRVRVIAIKDRTLFITPVSQPQ; encoded by the coding sequence ATGGAACCAGAAAATCATAACAAAACATTTACCCAACGGGTGCGAAATTGGTGGAGCGGACTCAGGCAAACCAACCTGCGGGCGCAAACGCACTACACGGTTTTTCGTACCACCCAGAACCTTAAAAACAGGAACGGCCTGCTCAAACAGTACCAACGCCGGTTTATGGACGGGTGGGAGAAATGGCTGGGCATTGGCGCAGGTCTGGCAGGCGTACTGATGCTGCTTAACCCGGACAGCTTGTGGCGCTGGCAGTTATTTCTGGTCGTACTCGGTGTGTTGGGTGCTCCCCTGCTGGCTGATTTGTGGGCGGAACTGAAAAAGGTTTTCACCGAATACCCTGGCAAACAGTTCATCGGCCAGGTCATTACGCTGGAACAGGCATTGGTGGAGGGTTCCGGCAACATCCGCTTAGATAACCAGGAGTGGCAACTGTCAGGTACTGACTGCGCAGCGGGAACCCGCGTCCGGGTAATCGCCATCAAGGATCGCACCCTGTTCATCACGCCTGTCAGCCAGCCGCAATAA
- the sctQ gene encoding type III secretion system cytoplasmic ring protein SctQ has product MGNPQIRFTPIRLPAQASHSVRLNNILLNKTSGFSFPLDDGLLFQFQLHAGDIDTQHACPVNLTLEIGSTTASLWLSDWPMQDQISRFVPGGLLRELPENLAISIIENALSALLRQAERGLGMKISIQSTSAEPASPQYTMPLGFTMQTVAPDSNTPRFEGFGLLMLDPQLYPHVQERLSHWPTTPNPEWEEHQTPLWIEISRVIFSMQEINQLEPSDLILLEDTRFEEEGLLRLRLDSGYYCEAALNQAQRSTLTVNSEWMPMSDNEQKQNLEHISQIPVQLSFDLGEKTLSFSEVRQLRPGYILELGRSLPEVVQIRSQHRLIGTGELVEINGRVGVRILNLFNKKARANQ; this is encoded by the coding sequence ATGGGAAACCCGCAGATTCGCTTCACTCCAATCAGGCTCCCTGCTCAGGCATCACACTCGGTGCGCCTGAACAATATCCTGTTGAACAAAACATCCGGTTTCAGTTTTCCGCTGGACGATGGTTTACTGTTTCAGTTTCAACTCCATGCGGGCGATATTGATACCCAACATGCCTGCCCTGTCAACTTGACACTGGAAATCGGCAGCACTACGGCGAGTTTATGGCTTTCCGACTGGCCCATGCAGGATCAAATCAGCCGTTTTGTACCTGGCGGCTTGTTGCGGGAGCTGCCCGAAAACCTGGCCATCAGCATTATTGAAAATGCTCTCAGCGCTCTGCTGCGCCAGGCAGAACGCGGGCTGGGCATGAAAATCAGCATCCAGTCCACTTCCGCTGAACCGGCCAGCCCGCAATACACCATGCCGCTGGGTTTCACCATGCAAACCGTCGCCCCGGACAGCAATACCCCCCGGTTTGAAGGTTTTGGCTTGTTAATGCTTGACCCGCAACTCTACCCCCATGTCCAGGAACGCCTCAGCCATTGGCCAACAACACCCAACCCGGAGTGGGAAGAGCACCAGACCCCATTATGGATTGAAATCAGCCGCGTCATTTTTTCCATGCAGGAAATCAACCAATTGGAGCCTTCCGACCTGATCCTGCTGGAAGATACCCGTTTCGAGGAGGAAGGTTTACTCAGGTTACGCCTGGATTCGGGCTATTACTGCGAAGCCGCGCTCAACCAGGCGCAGCGTTCAACCCTGACTGTCAACAGCGAGTGGATGCCCATGAGTGATAACGAACAAAAACAAAATCTTGAACACATCAGCCAGATACCGGTACAGCTGTCTTTTGACCTGGGGGAAAAAACCCTGTCATTCAGTGAAGTGCGGCAGTTACGCCCCGGCTATATACTGGAACTGGGGCGTAGCCTGCCGGAAGTGGTGCAGATACGCTCCCAGCACCGCCTGATCGGCACCGGGGAACTGGTTGAAATCAACGGACGGGTCGGGGTGCGTATCCTCAACCTGTTCAACAAGAAAGCCCGGGCTAACCAGTAA
- a CDS encoding FHIPEP family type III secretion protein, with protein sequence MQSAQSQDFLSALTRRSDVALALLLVAIIAMMILPMPTLVIDILIGLNMSIAILLLMLGIYIPHPLAISSFPSILLLTTLFRLSLGIATTRLILLEADAGHIIQTFGEFVVGGNLIVGLVVFLIITIVQFIVITKGSERIAEVSARFSLDAMPGKQMSIDSDLRAGVVTLAEARHRRENLEKESQLYGALDGAMKFVKGDAIAGLIIILVNILGGLAIGSMQRGMAMGDALQVYSILTIGDGLVSQIPALFISITAGIIVTRVRTEDDNNLGSDIGGQMLSQPSALLAAAGIVSAMGLVPGFPTTVFLFIGILLGLTGMTLRKVQTRMEFADTEVTTVIGQQDAGKSPAQLPATDAKLALEDMAPLSPVLVELPAPAKSLFSLDALNQDFMRIRRDFYQDMGVPLPGVSLRLSSLLDDDVYQIAIRGVPVAQGKLKPAAPPDTPATPPPQPANDTTRAELVANPRGTPDNINLIGLHLAYALRKHASEFIGIQEIHTLYSKLEQAGYLELVREVQRAVTTPKAVDVFRRLLNEGISIRDLRQILGTLVEFGEAEKDTSMLAERVRISLKRQLSYTFTNGTGVLPVYMFAPETEKLLQNTLRQTPNGVFFALEPAATERFSNTLRELENEHAKDKVRPVILTNLDLRRHLRRHIEATFPELPVISVQELTSSVSLNPVGEVRLT encoded by the coding sequence ATGCAATCCGCCCAATCACAAGATTTTCTGAGTGCGCTAACGCGCCGTAGCGATGTGGCGCTGGCATTGTTGCTGGTGGCCATTATTGCCATGATGATCCTGCCAATGCCAACCCTGGTAATCGACATACTGATTGGCCTGAACATGAGCATCGCCATCCTGCTGCTGATGCTGGGGATTTACATCCCGCACCCGTTGGCCATTTCATCGTTCCCATCCATCCTGTTGCTGACCACGCTGTTCCGGCTGTCATTGGGCATTGCCACCACCCGCCTGATCCTGCTGGAAGCCGACGCAGGCCACATCATCCAGACCTTCGGCGAATTCGTGGTTGGCGGCAACCTGATTGTCGGCCTGGTGGTGTTCCTGATCATCACCATTGTGCAATTCATCGTCATCACCAAAGGTTCGGAACGGATCGCGGAAGTCAGCGCCCGTTTCTCCCTCGACGCCATGCCCGGCAAACAGATGAGTATTGACAGCGACCTGCGCGCCGGCGTCGTCACCCTGGCCGAAGCCCGTCACCGGCGCGAAAACCTGGAAAAGGAAAGCCAGTTGTATGGCGCGCTGGATGGCGCAATGAAATTCGTCAAAGGGGATGCCATTGCCGGTTTGATCATCATCCTGGTCAATATACTCGGCGGCCTAGCGATTGGCTCGATGCAACGTGGCATGGCAATGGGGGACGCCTTGCAGGTTTACTCTATCCTGACCATTGGTGACGGGCTGGTATCGCAGATTCCGGCACTGTTCATTTCCATTACGGCGGGTATTATTGTCACCCGCGTGCGCACCGAAGATGATAACAACCTCGGCTCCGACATTGGCGGGCAGATGCTGAGCCAGCCCAGCGCATTGCTGGCAGCGGCAGGCATAGTCAGCGCCATGGGGCTGGTTCCCGGTTTTCCGACCACCGTATTCTTGTTCATCGGTATCCTGCTCGGTCTCACAGGCATGACCCTGCGCAAGGTGCAAACCCGCATGGAATTTGCCGACACAGAGGTCACCACCGTGATCGGCCAGCAGGATGCAGGCAAGAGCCCTGCCCAGCTACCCGCCACCGACGCCAAACTGGCACTGGAAGACATGGCTCCGCTGTCGCCGGTGCTGGTTGAGTTGCCCGCGCCAGCCAAGTCATTGTTCTCCCTGGACGCACTGAACCAGGATTTCATGCGCATCCGCCGTGATTTTTACCAGGACATGGGCGTGCCGTTACCCGGCGTCAGTTTGCGCCTATCCTCCCTGCTGGATGATGATGTTTACCAGATCGCCATTCGTGGCGTACCGGTTGCGCAAGGTAAACTTAAACCGGCAGCACCACCCGACACGCCCGCCACTCCGCCCCCTCAACCAGCAAACGACACAACCCGTGCTGAACTGGTAGCCAACCCACGCGGAACGCCTGACAACATCAACCTGATTGGCCTGCACCTGGCTTACGCGCTACGTAAACACGCTTCCGAATTTATCGGCATCCAAGAAATCCACACGCTATACAGTAAGCTGGAACAAGCCGGTTATCTGGAACTGGTGCGGGAAGTGCAACGTGCCGTCACCACCCCCAAGGCCGTAGATGTTTTCCGCCGCTTATTAAATGAAGGCATCTCCATCCGCGACCTACGGCAAATATTGGGAACTCTGGTGGAATTCGGGGAAGCCGAAAAAGACACCAGCATGTTAGCAGAGAGGGTACGCATCAGCCTGAAGCGGCAACTATCCTATACCTTTACCAATGGAACCGGGGTATTGCCGGTATACATGTTTGCCCCCGAAACCGAGAAACTGTTACAGAATACCCTGCGCCAGACACCCAATGGCGTGTTTTTCGCCCTCGAACCCGCAGCCACTGAGCGTTTCAGCAACACCTTGCGTGAGCTGGAAAATGAACACGCCAAGGACAAAGTCCGCCCAGTCATCCTCACCAACCTGGACTTGCGGCGGCACTTGCGGCGGCATATTGAAGCCACCTTCCCCGAACTACCGGTCATCTCGGTACAGGAACTCACCTCCAGCGTATCCCTCAACCCGGTTGGCGAGGTGCGCCTGACATGA
- the sctR gene encoding type III secretion system export apparatus subunit SctR: MESFPNPVILVAALTLLGLAPFLAIMISSFIKLVVVMHIVRSALGLQQEPPNIAVSGIAIILSIYIMAPVAMETYEIFNSHGIAVEDIRNPLLPDALANSTEPLRQFLSKHSSNTEQQFFVQTTQKIWPEKYSQDITTDHLLVLTPAFMVSELTTAFQIGFLLYLPFVVIDLIISNLLISMGMIMLSPMVISLPFKLLLFVLVDGWSRLIHGLILSY; encoded by the coding sequence ATGGAAAGCTTCCCCAATCCCGTCATCCTGGTGGCGGCGCTCACCCTGCTGGGGCTAGCGCCGTTTCTGGCCATCATGATCAGCTCCTTCATCAAACTGGTGGTGGTCATGCATATTGTCCGCAGCGCGCTGGGTCTGCAACAGGAGCCACCCAATATCGCCGTCAGCGGCATCGCCATCATCCTGTCCATTTACATCATGGCACCGGTGGCAATGGAAACCTATGAAATATTCAATAGCCATGGCATCGCCGTTGAAGACATCCGCAACCCCTTGCTGCCGGATGCACTGGCAAACAGCACAGAACCACTGCGGCAATTTCTCTCCAAACACTCCAGCAACACCGAACAGCAGTTTTTCGTCCAGACCACGCAGAAAATCTGGCCGGAAAAATATTCCCAAGACATCACCACTGACCATTTGCTGGTATTGACACCCGCTTTCATGGTGAGTGAACTGACCACGGCATTCCAGATCGGCTTCCTGCTCTACCTGCCTTTTGTGGTAATCGACCTAATCATTTCCAATCTGCTGATTTCGATGGGCATGATCATGCTGTCACCGATGGTGATTTCGCTGCCCTTCAAATTGCTGCTGTTTGTGCTGGTCGATGGCTGGTCGCGCCTCATCCACGGTTTGATCCTGAGTTACTGA
- the sctT gene encoding type III secretion system export apparatus subunit SctT produces the protein MDLAVIQSWLIAWAFTAPRVLVTFALLPVLTEPLLPSTLRNGIILILSMFVLPLTHEQFLNIQPDVLSMLGIMVKEGLLGMLLGFTLSVPFWAVKAAGFLIDMQRGVMSGLFFSQMTANMVSPLGNLFNMLLTTLLLVSGGFLVLLETLFLSYQTWPIDQFFPSFTPKVAAFFLQQLDLLMYTSLLLAGPLLGIMFLIDIGTGLVGRFLPQLNAFLIAMPIKSGVTFFVLALYIGFIATYLKDGFFSMGNNLKILDNLLR, from the coding sequence ATGGATCTTGCCGTCATCCAGAGCTGGCTGATTGCCTGGGCTTTCACCGCCCCACGGGTTCTGGTCACCTTTGCCCTGCTGCCTGTTCTCACCGAACCACTTCTCCCCAGCACCCTGCGCAATGGCATCATCCTGATCCTATCCATGTTTGTGCTACCCTTGACCCATGAACAATTCCTCAATATCCAGCCCGATGTCCTCAGTATGCTTGGCATTATGGTCAAGGAAGGTTTATTGGGAATGCTGCTGGGCTTTACCCTGAGCGTGCCATTCTGGGCCGTCAAGGCTGCCGGCTTTCTGATCGACATGCAGCGCGGAGTCATGAGCGGGCTGTTTTTCTCCCAGATGACCGCTAACATGGTGTCGCCACTGGGTAACCTGTTCAATATGCTCCTGACCACCCTGCTGCTGGTGTCGGGCGGTTTTCTGGTACTGCTGGAAACCCTGTTCCTCAGTTACCAAACCTGGCCCATCGACCAGTTTTTCCCTTCATTCACCCCGAAAGTCGCTGCATTTTTCCTCCAGCAACTGGATTTGCTCATGTACACCAGCCTACTGCTGGCGGGGCCGCTGCTGGGCATCATGTTCCTGATTGATATTGGCACGGGGCTGGTCGGGCGCTTCCTGCCACAACTGAATGCCTTCCTGATCGCCATGCCGATCAAGAGTGGCGTGACATTTTTTGTGCTGGCCTTGTATATCGGCTTCATCGCCACATACCTGAAAGATGGCTTTTTCAGCATGGGCAATAACCTGAAAATATTGGATAACCTGCTACGATGA
- the sctS gene encoding type III secretion system export apparatus subunit SctS produces the protein MNTTDIIHNTSLAMQLILYLSLPAILAATVVGLIIGLLQALTSIQEQTLPHGFKLIAIMFAIAATVRWLGPELITFTQNAFDQIPLVKHH, from the coding sequence ATGAATACAACCGACATTATCCACAACACTTCCCTAGCCATGCAACTGATCCTGTACCTGTCTCTGCCCGCCATTCTGGCAGCAACCGTGGTCGGGCTTATCATTGGCCTGTTACAGGCGTTGACTTCCATCCAGGAACAAACCTTGCCGCATGGTTTTAAACTGATCGCCATTATGTTCGCCATTGCCGCCACGGTACGCTGGCTGGGGCCAGAGCTGATCACTTTTACCCAGAATGCGTTTGACCAGATTCCCTTGGTGAAACATCACTGA